DNA sequence from the Nycticebus coucang isolate mNycCou1 chromosome 23, mNycCou1.pri, whole genome shotgun sequence genome:
gtgggaatgcaaattaatacattccttctggaaagatgtttggagaacacttagagatctaaaaatagatctgccattcaatcctataattcctctactaggtatatacccagaagaccaaaaatcatgttcattgcagcccaattcaaaattgctaagtcatggataaagcccaagtgcccatcgatccatgaatggattaataaattgtggtatatgtacagcatggaatattattcagccttaaagaaagatggagactttacctctttcacgtttacatggatggagctggaacatattcttcttagcaaagtatctcaagaatggaagaaaaagtatccagtggacccagccctactatgaaactaatttatggctttcatatgaaagctataacccagttataacctaagaataggggggagagggaggggaggaagggagaggatgggtggagggagggtgattggtgggattacacctgtggtgcatcttacaagggtacatgtaaaacttattaaatgtagaatgtaaatgtcttaacacaataactaagaaaattccaggaaggctatgttaacagtgtgatgaaaatatgtcaaatggtctataaaaccagtgtatggtgccccatgatcgcattaatgtacacagctgtgatttaatataaataaataaataaaaataatgtaatgaaaagacagaaaactaTGTTGCAGACTTTTAAGTTTCTTGTGGCAAGGactttcttttttgtgtattATGATCTTTAGTAAAAACTGCTTATTAAATGTGATATGCTTTCCAGCTGTGGGCATGACAGTAGCTCTCAGCACCTCAGGGAGACGCAGCACACACCTTGTTTTCTACCTCATGGAGTTGCCATGAGAATCCAAAGAAGGCATGTCTGTATGAGTACTATGTAAACTGGAAAGCATTAGATACATGCAAGCAATTTCATTGTCAAAGGAGATTTAACAAACAAACAGATTTGGATTTCGGTGTCAAAGAACAGCCCACAAACATGGCAGGGTTAGGTTATGtcgtttgcatttgtaaggtaaaatcctggttatagttgagtccttcacccagcaagtgtgccatatacctgtacattgtttatttatttagacagactctcactagagtgctgtgctgtcacagctcacagcaatctcactcttttttttttttttttaaactggagaaGTATCTTTATTGGCTGGGCAGCCTACTTGAGAGGGATGAAGCGAGAGGAGTGGGTGGCCCCAGTGCCAGGACAGCCATGCTTCACAGGCTTGTAGGTGATGGAGAACTCCCCTAGGTAGTGACCGATCATCTCAGGCTTAATCTCCACCTGGTTGAAGGTCTTGCCATTGTAGACGCCCACCATGCTGCCCACCATTTCAGGTGGGATGATCATGTCCCGCAGGTGTGTCTTCACCAGCTCTGGCTTCTCCATGGGTGGTGCCTCCTTCTTGGCCTTACACAAGCGTTTCAGCAGTGAGCGCTGCTTGTGGTGCAAGCCTCTGTTCAGCCGCCGCCGCTGGCGGGCACTGTAAAGCTGCATCAGCTGCTCATAGGACATATCCAGCAACTGGTCGAGATCCACGCCATGGTAGGTGAACTTGTGGAAGGTCGGCTTCTTCTTTTGCTCCACTTCTGCCATCTTGTCGCTTTTCCGGAAAAGGACTcccaatctcaaactcttgagctcaagtgattctcttgcctctgcctctcaaatagctgagactacaggcacccgccacaatgtctggctattttttttttttttgtagagacagagtctcactgtaccaccctcgggtagagtgccgtggcctcacacagctcacagcaacctctgactcttgggcttacgcgattctcctgcctcagcctcccgagcagctgggactacaggcgcccgccacaacgcccggctattttttggttgcagtttggctggggctgggtttgaacccgccaccctcggcatatggggccggcgccctactcactgagccaccggcgccgcccatgtctggctatttttagagactaggtctcactctggctcaggctggtcttgaacctgtgagttcaggcaatccaccctcctcggccaccaagagtgctgggattacaggcgtgagccactgtgcctggccccctaTGTTGTATCTATTAGGTGGAAATTTGTTGAACCCCTTCTCTTCTTGAATTAAATtgtgttttcctcttgtgtgggtcTGCAGTTATTCATCTGCTagtttcagattagtactgagtacatggtatgcttgcttttccattatcGAAATACAtctggagaatgttctccaaatacatctgggtaaatgcaaaagatgtaaaatctccatccctttttatggctaaagagtattttatggtatgtgtgtaccacagtgtattaatccattcaggtgTTATTAGGCACTTgtgttgtttctacatctttgcaattgtgaattgagcggCCAttaacattcaagtgcaaatgtccagatggtaaaatgagtttttgttcttctgggtagacacctagtaatgggattgtaagatcaaatgaaaggtctacttttaggtcttttaggattctccatacttctttccaaaaaggctatattagtttgcaatcccaccagcagttctTTGCCCTCACCCACCctcatctgcagctttgggactttgtgatgtgcgctattttcactgggattaggtgatagctcaaagcggttttgatctgcatttctctgatgattagagatgatgagcatttcttcacaAATGGACATTCATCTGTCCTCTTGGGAagagattctgttcatgtctcttgccaaatggttaatggggttgtttgctcttttcacCTCTCTTGTTCTAAATGTAGGTGACCATTGTAGCAAATGCACTGTGTGACCCACACCAAACCCTTTCTTCTGTTATCTCATCTTCGGATGTTTTTGCCATCCTAGTTCTCCATACCTTTTTGTTCTGTATCCTCATGAACATTATCAAGAACCCACTGATATCAATGGTAAAGTTTTAACTATACTCATACAagatttcttctcttattttttgcACAATCACATATAATTAGAAATACTACCTTTTTACCTCTTAGGTTGATACATTAAATGTCACTGAGAGGTACTTCAAGTTGAGCTTAACAAATATTCATTTGTGTAACTTTATTTGCAAACTTATTTACAGGGTATTGTGtaacaataaaatgaattctaCTAGCAATATGTCCCTGGCCAGATCCCTTAACATACCTTTTTTTACATGCAATATGCTGGAATAGTATCATTTTTGGTGTTGTCACTATGTTGTAAAGATCACAGTAACTTGTCAAGCTTGCAGACAACTCTGAAGTTCAGTGCAAATATGAGACCTTGGCATTATCAATGACATCCTTCTCATTATTTTTACTACTCTCAGAAGGGCGTACACTGataaattattatgtttttcCAGGAAGAGTCACGCCAGGGCAGCTCACATCCTATATTCAGCTCTTCAAGAACAACCTCAAAGCTCTAATGAATCATTGTGGGCTCCTACAGCTTGGGCTGGCCACAGCTCAAACTTTGAAACACCCGCAGAATGCCAAGTGGGACAACTTTCTGGCTTTTGAAAGACTTCTTCTCCAGGTATGTTACTATGGAAGCTTTGTGGGATATTAATAAAGTTTTGACTTCTAGGGAAAGACGTTGGTATTTATTATAGCCTTAGTGATAagtctttttttctgtgaatttatttagttttttattgttaaatcatagctgtgtacattagtgcaatcgcctgtacccattctaagatgcaccatagatgtgaccccacccattaccctccctccaccaaaacctcccccctcccttccccttccttggccctttccccatagtcttgtgctatagttgggttatagccttcatgtgaaagctataatttagcttcatagtagggctgagtacattggatactttttcttccattcctgagatactttgctaagaagagtatgttccagctccatccaatgtaaacatgaaaacggtaaagtctccatctttctttaaggctgcataatattccatgatatacatgtaccacaatttgctaggactccccaggcaattgaagcagtatcaaaaatacactactgggacctgatcaaactaaaaagcttcagcacagccaagaacatagtgagtaaagcaagcagacagccctcagaatgggagaaaatatttacaggttatacttctgataaaggtctaataaccagaatccacagagaactcaaacgtattaacaagaaaagaacacgtgaccccatctcagggtgggcaagggacttgaagagaaacttctctaaactTCATGTGtttgcacaatctacaaacacatgaaaaaaagctcatcatccttaatcatcagagaaatgcaaatcaaaactactcgtgagatatcacctaaccccagtaagagtagcccacataacaaaatcccaaaaccagaaatgttggcgtggatgtggaggaaagggcacacttctacactgctggtgggaatgcacactaatacgtcccttctggaaggatgtttggagaacacttagagacctaaaaatagacctgccattcgatcctataattcctttactaggtttatacccagaagaccaaaagtcacaatataacaaagacatctataccagaatgtttattgcagctcaattcataattgctaagtcatggaagaagcccaagtgcccatcgacccacgaatggactagcaaattgtggtacatgtataccatagaatacttagTGATAAGTCTTACTCTTGCTATGTGTCCTGCATGGTAGTCTCTAAGTGCACCCATGTTCAAATTTAGGTAGAAACTTTTCCATGccggttttttaaattttttttggcagtGACATCTTGGGCTTCTCACTCAGTATTAAGGGTATTTTTTGAGCGTTTTATTAATCTTTGAAAACCTCTTTACAATTTTATGCTATTAGGACCTTTCTTTGTTTGATACTtgttgtatctttgtttaatcctTGCTATTTTCCCTGTGAAATATTATTGCTTCTATGTAATTCTAAAACAACATATAGCATGTGACTTAAAATgatgtttattaaaagaaaaaaaaaagaaaatcatgactaTCCTTAAGGAAACTTGGGTGAATTAATCTTAAGACTGTGGAAGCACCCTTCATGGGTGTAATTTCCCAGTAAGCCGATGTCTCTTTTCTTACACACCACAGACAGGATTCAGACTTCTTGTGGCTCTGGCCAGTTGGTACAATAAATCAGAGAGATAGCAAGTGTCTGGCAGTCTAATCAGTCATAGCTTTGAAATTTTTCGAGTTCCTGATTTATTGATTATCTTCTCAGATGAAAGCTAAGCACAATGTCTTCTGATTATCCAAAATACAATCTTAAGCCAATGACTGGGTCTGAATCGCACCCCATGGGGAGAGCAGCTAGGAGCTGGGCACAGTGTTGTGTGGACTGCCTCATTTGCTGCATTGCAGGCCCGCTGGAGTCTGACACTATGAATTTCCCACAGCAAGATCAgacagccctcagcatgggagaaaatatttacaggttatacctccgataaaggtctaataaccagaatccacagagaactcaaacgtattaacaagaaaagaacacgtgaccccatctcagggtgggcaagggacttgaagagaaacttctctaaagaagacagacgcacaatctacaaacacatgaaaaaaagctcatcatccttaatcatcagagaaatgcaaatcaaaactactcgtgagatatcacctaaccccagtaagagtagcccacataacaaaatcccaaaaccagaaacgATTAAAGATTGTTTGGGAGATACTGTGGGCAGCTGGGTTAGCAGTGTGAGGAGCGTATGGCCCCAAAGGAAGAATCAGACATTGAAGTCTTCTCAGTTGagacagaaaaatagaacaaTCTATTTCTAACATAACCACAGCAACAACAGCAATCATTGTAAGAGGATTACAATGCCAGCGTGTTATTTAACAAAAAGAGTGTCAAAGACCGCATTAGCTGTGTATTTCTATTGGAAATCAACATCAAACTCTACAACTCTGTTTTCCGCGGTGATGAGGTGTGACTTCCCCACCATGTTCTTCTCTCAAGATGAGTGATTGGGGGAGGTTTCAAGCGTTGAGAAAAGAACACTGAGGTGTCTTAATGGTGCTGTGTTTCAGCAGCCGAATATTTGTAGTTCTCTGTGTACTTACTAGTGTGAATTTCTTTCTTAGCAGTTGAGACCTTGTGGTGTTCTCTCTTATCCCAAAAGGATgtatagagaatttttttttttttctgagacagagttttactttgttacccttggtagagtgccatggcaacctcaaactcttgggctcaagagatcctcttgcctcagcctccggagtagacAGGActctaggtgcccaccacaacgcccagctacttttcagagacagagtctaactctggctcaggctggtctccaatttctgagctcaagcaatccatcgcCTTGGCTCcgcagaatgctaggattacaggcatgagccaccattgacattttttctttattgtgctACCATGGTCTAGTTTTGAGAAAA
Encoded proteins:
- the LOC128575825 gene encoding 40S ribosomal protein S15-like — encoded protein: MAEVEQKKKPTFHKFTYHGVDLDQLLDMSYEQLMQLYSARQRRRLNRGLHHKQRSLLKRLCKAKKEAPPMEKPELVKTHLRDMIIPPEMVGSMVGVYNGKTFNQVEIKPEMIGHYLGEFSITYKPVKHGCPGTGATHSSRFIPLK